In one window of Brassica rapa cultivar Chiifu-401-42 chromosome A07, CAAS_Brap_v3.01, whole genome shotgun sequence DNA:
- the LOC103829648 gene encoding protein ROLLING AND ERECT LEAF 2 encodes MGASTSRIDEDKALQLCRERKKFVQQALDGRCLLAAAHVSYVQSLRSTGTALRRFAETEVPVESSLYTSTSATPEQALALTEKSVSHLSYSPPLSSPPPPSSSPFQVNHMKFRGFSSKKVEEKPPVTVVATVSVTSSSSVLRSMSMEKMESSTPFEESSSTPPPWDYFGLSHPIDSQFSSPHGHVSSSVKGEDEETREVEEEEEEEEEDGENFSFQEREDSNGSDDEFDEPTSDTLVRSFENFNRVRQREGAESEKSKTPELSPPVTPLAAAAATPLNKTPNHSENRLPPPRDFLSSMKEVEMLFVKASETGKEVPRMLEANKLHFRPIAQSNQSGSGASSLFKTCLSCGEDPKDVPEEEAAPNTMKYLTWHRTESSRSSSSLNPLGGMNSDDVEELNTNLFENIGMIAGSHASTLDRLYAWERKLYDEVKGSQAVRREYDDKCKILRELESEGKGSKIIDKTRSVVKDLHSRIRVAIHRIDSISRRIEELRDNELQPQLEELIQGLSRMWEVMFECHKAQFQLISACHRRGNIKLNMQSELHRQVTSHLESELSALASSLTKWITGQRSYIKAIHEWLEKCVVLPRPSKRKRRAHQQPVLRNLGPPIYATCAIWLEKLEALPAKEVSSSIKALASDVARFLPRQEKKNRSKKQNDHMLRDETLEDCGPGFDRFRTSLEGFAGQLNRFAESSVEMYEELKQRIQEAKINYEQWKKACSQGN; translated from the exons ATGGGTGCATCAACATCTAGAATAGATGAAGACAAAGCCTTACAGTTATgtcgtgaaagaaaaaaatttgtgcAGCAAGCGCTTGATGGAAGATGCTTGTTAGCCGCTGCTCACGTTTCATACGTGCAGTCTCTTAGGAGCACCGGAACCGCCCTGAGGAGATTCGCAGAGACAGAAGTTCCGGTTGAATCTTCCTTGTACACTTCCACGAGCGCAACGCCGGAACAAGCTCTTGCTTTAACCGAGAAATCAGTCTCTCATTTGTCCTACTCTCCTCCTCTgtcatctcctcctcctcctagtTCCAGTCCATTCCAGGTCAACCATATGAAGTTCAGAGGGTTTTCTTCAAAGAAGGTGGAAGAGAAGCCACCGGTTACAGTCGTAGCCACTGTCAGTGTCACCTCATCATCTAGTGTCCTACGGAGTATGTCTATGGAAAAGATGGAATCATCAACTCCATTTGAAGAATCTTCTTCCACGCCGCCTCCTTGGGATTATTTCGGTCTTTCTCATCCGATTGACAGCCAGTTTTCTTCTCCTCATGGTCATGTCTCTAGTTCTGTCAagggagaagatgaagaaactagagaggtggaggaggaggaggaggaggaagaagaagacggtgAGAACTTTTCTTTTCAAGAAAGGGAAGACTCTAACGGTTCTGACGATGAGTTTGATGAGCCGACGAGTGATACACTCGTTAGAAGTTTCGAAAACTTCAATAGAGTGCGTCAAAGAGAGGGAGCGGAAAGCGAGAAAAGCAAAACTCCTGAGCTATCGCCACCAGTGACGCCTTTAGCAGCAGCTGCTGCTACTCCACTGAACAAAACACCAAACCACAGCGAGAACAGGCTTCCTCCTCCAAGGGACTTCTTGTCAAGCATGAAGGAGGTAGAGATGCTCTTTGTCAAAGCTTCTGAGACTGGGAAAGAGGTTCCTAGGATGCTTGAAGCCAATAAATTGCATTTCCGTCCAATAGCTCAATCAAATCAAA GTGGCTCCGGTGCGTCATCACTGTTCAAGACATGTCTCTCTTGTGGGGAAGACCCCAAAGATGTACCAGAAGAAG AGGCTGCTCCGAACACGATGAAGTACTTGACCTGGCACAGGACCGAATCTTCCCGGTCCTCATCTTCTCTGAACCCTCTGGGAGGAATGAACTCTGATGACGTGGAAGAGCTCAATACCAATCTCTTTGAAAACATTGGGATGATCGCTGGAAGCCATGCCTCAACACTAGACAGACTGTACGCATGGGAGCGGAAGCTCTATGATGAAGTCAAG GGGAGTCAGGCCGTGCGGAGAGAGTATGACGACAAGTGCAAAATCTTGAGGGAGCTTGAATCAGAAGGTAAAGGCTCAAAAATAATAGACAAGACTCGGTCCGTTGTCAAGGACCTTCACTCCAGAATCAGAGTGGCAATTCACAGGATCGACTCGATATCTAGACGGATTGAAGAGCTTCGTGACAACGAGCTCCAGCCTCAGCTTGAGGAACTCATCCAAGG GTTGAGTCGAATGTGGGAAGTGATGTTCGAATGCCACAAGGCTCAGTTTCAGCTGATCTCAGCGTGTCACAGAAGGGGAAACATTAAACTCAACATGCAATCTGAGCTGCACAGACAAGTCACATCTCACCTCGAATCCGAACTCAGCGCGTTGGCCTCAAGCTTAACAAAGTGGATCACAGGCCAGAGATCATATATCAAAGCCATACACGAGTGGCTGGAGAAATGTGTCGTCTTACCACGACCATCTAAGCGCAAGAGGCGTGCGCACCAACAGCCAGTTCTGAGAAACTTAGGCCCTCCCATCTACGCAACGTGTGCAATCTGGCTTGAGAAGCTAGAAGCCTTACCTGCCAAAGAGGTTTCGAGCTCTATCAAAGCGCTAGCTTCTGATGTAGCCAGGTTCTTGCCGCGGCAGGAGAAGAAGAATCGCAGCAAGAAACAAAACGATCACATGTTGCGAGATGAGACGTTGGAAGATTGTGGTCCGGGGTTTGATCGGTTTAGGACGAGTTTGGAAGGGTTTGCTGGCCAACTCAATCGGTTCGCAGAATCGTCGGTGGAAATGTATGAGGAGCTTAAACAGCGAATCCAAGAAGCCAAGATTAACTACGAGCAGTGGAAGAAGGCTTGTTCCCAGGGTAACTGA
- the LOC103829649 gene encoding serrate RNA effector molecule: MADETLPPADPVDIPLPEKTTSLSPPPPPPQHEQELQERQQEEKQPRERDSRERRDEIDLERPPNRRDRSPPPPPRRDYKRRPSGSPPPPYRGDRRHSPPMRRSPPPPKRYRRDDNGYDGRRGGGYGPPDRRFGYDYDREMGGRPGGYGDDRPHGRFMGRHQDWEGGRGRYGDASYSGNTQRDGLMSYKQFIQELEDDILPSEAERRYQEYKSEYITTQKRVYFNTHKEEEWLKDKYHPTNLLTVIEKRNELAQKVAKDFILSLQSGNLDLGPAATALNKAGRTSEPNSEDEAAGDGKRRPVKRESAGTDVLAAPKAPSFTSDPKRILTDIEQTQALVRKLDAEKGIKENVLSGSETEKSGRDNVHSGSTGPVIIIRGLTSVKGLEGVELLDTLVTYLWRVHGVDYYGKLETNEAKGMRHVRAEAKGSDAKGDESENKFDSHWQERLKGQDPLEVMAAKEKLEAAAIEALDPHVRKIRDEKYGWKYGCGAKGCTKLFHAAEFVHKHLKLKHAELVVDQTAKVREELYFQNYMNDPNAPGGQPATQQPGPRDRPMMRRKPGMENRLRDDRGGRRERAYGNDRNDRSEDQRRGDGNGPVDPNPEEGGGFEAFGGQGGFQVPPYSADMNAPPMLMPVPGAGPLGPFVPAPPEVAMQMFRDPSGPNPSFEGGGRGGPAPFLLSPAFRQDPRRLRSYQDLDAPEEEVTVIDYRSL; encoded by the exons ATGGCCGACGAGACTCTTCCTCCGGCTGATCCCGTCGACATCCCCCTCCCCGAGAAGACCACCTCTCTCTCACCCCCTCCTCCGCCGCCGCAGCATGAACAAGAGCTGCAGGAACGGCAGCAAGAGGAGAAGCAGCCTCGCGAGAGAGATTCCCGCGAGCGCCGCGACGAGATAGATCTAGAGCGTCCGCCGAATCGCCGCGACCGTTCGCCCCCTCCTCCGCCCCGCAGGGATTACAAGAGGCGGCCTAGCGGGAGCCCTCCTCCGCCGTACAGAGGAGATAGGCGGCACTCTCCTCCTATGCGCCGCTCGCCTCCTCCTCCCAAGCGTTATAGGAGGGACGATAACGGCTATGATGGTCGCCGTGGCGGCGGCTATGGCCCACCTGATAGAAG ATTTGGATATGACTATGATCGTGAAATGGGAGGGAGGCCTGGTGGTTATGGTGATGATAGACCTCATGGCCGCTTTATGGGACGCCATCAAG ACTGGGAGGGAGGTCGTGGACGCTATGGTGATGCATCTTATAGTGGAAATACTCAAAG GGACGGATTGATGTCATACAAACAGTTTATCCAGGAGTTGGAAGATGATATACTGCCATCAGAAGCTGAAAGAAG GTATCAAGAATACAAGTCGGAGTATATCACAACCCAGAAACGTGTCTATTTTAACACTCACAAAGAGGAAGAATG GTTGAAAGATAAGTATCATCCAACGAACTTACTAACTGTAATAGAAAA GAGGAATGAACTTGCACAGAAGGTAGCAAAGGATTTCATACTTAGTTTACAGAGCGGGAATCTAGATTT AGGTCCTGCAGCGACAGCATTGAATAAAGCTGGCCGCACCAGTGAGCCAAATTCTGAGGATGAAGCTGCTGGTGATGGTAAAAGAAGACCTGTTAAGCGGGAAAGTGCAGGGACTGATGTATTGGCCGCACCGAAAGCACCAAGCTTCACTTCTGATCCAAAGAGAATCCTAACTGACATTGAACAAACACAAGCCCTTGTGCGTAAGCTCGACGCTGAAAAAGGAATTAAGGAGAACGTTTTATCAGGTTCCGAAACTGAAAAGTCGGGTAGAGATAATGTGCACAGTGGTTCGACTGGTCCAGTTATAATTATAAGAGGTTTGACGTCGGTGAAAGGCCTTGAGGGTGTTGAATTACTTGACACCCTTGTCACATATCTCTGGCGAGTTCATGGTGTGGACTATTACGGAAAGCTTGAAACAAATGAAGCCAAGGGTATGCGGCATGTGAGAGCAGAAGCAAAAGGTTCTGATGCAAAAGGAGATGAGAGCGAAAATAAATTTGACTCTCATTGGCAAGAGAGGTTGAAAGGTCAAGATCCCTTGGAAGTGATGGCTGCCAAAGAGAAGCTAGAGGCTGCTGCTATTGAAGCTTTAGATCCACATGTCCGAAAGATTAGGGATGAGAAGTATGGTTGGAAATACGGTTGTGGAGCTAAAGGCTGCACGAAGCTGTTTCATGCTGCTGAATTTGTGCACAAGCATCTCAAGCTCAAACATGCTGAGCTTGTAGTGGACCAGACTGCCAAAGTGCGGGAAGAACTTTATTTTCAAAACTATATGAA TGACCCTAATGCTCCAGGAGGACAACCAGCCACGCAGCAACCTGGCCCG AGAGATAGACCTATGATGAGACGTAAGCCAGGCATGGAGAACAGATTGAGGGATGATCGAGGTGGACGCAGAGAGCGTGCTTACGGAAATGACAGAAACGATAGATCAGAGGATCAACGGAGGGGTGATGGAAACGGTCCTGTTGATCCAAATCCGGAGGAAGGTGGTGGCTTCGAAGCATTTGGTGGGCAAGGCGGTTTTCAGGTTCCTCCCTACTCGGCTGATATGAATGCACCACCAATGCTGATGCCTGTTCCTGGTGCCGG GCCACTAGGACCATTTGTACCAGCACCACCTGAGGTTGCGATGCAGATGTTCAGGGACCCGAGTGGACCCAACCCTTCTTTTGAAGGTGGGGGCAGAGGTGGACCAGCCCCTTTTCTGTTGTCTCCGGCCTTTAGACAGGATCCTAGACGTCTACGCAG CTACCAAGACCTAGATGCGCCAGAGGAAGAGGTGACCGTTATTGATTACAGGAGCTTGTag